From Streptomyces sp. NBC_01460, a single genomic window includes:
- the ispG gene encoding flavodoxin-dependent (E)-4-hydroxy-3-methylbut-2-enyl-diphosphate synthase, whose amino-acid sequence MTAISLGMPAVPTKLAERRVSRQIQVGTVAVGGDAPVSVQSMTTTRTSDIGATLQQIAELTASGCQIVRVACPTQDDADALATIARKSQIPVIADIHFQPKYVFAAIDAGCAAVRVNPGNIKQFDDKVKEIAKAAGDAGTPIRIGVNAGSLDARLLKKYGKATPEALVESALWEASLFEEHGFRDIKISVKHNDPVVMVNAYRQLAAQSDYPLHLGVTEAGPAFQGTIKSAVAFGALLSEGIGDTIRVSLSAPPAEEVKVGLQILEALNLKQRRLEIVSCPSCGRAQVDVYKLADQVSAGLEGMEVPLRVAVMGCVVNGPGEAREADLGVASGNGKGQIFVKGEVIKTVPESKIVETLIEEAMKIAEQMEKDGIASGEPQVSIAG is encoded by the coding sequence ATGACTGCGATTTCTCTCGGAATGCCCGCCGTTCCGACCAAGCTCGCCGAACGACGCGTCAGCCGTCAGATCCAGGTCGGCACCGTGGCGGTCGGCGGGGACGCGCCCGTGTCGGTGCAGTCGATGACGACCACGCGTACGTCGGACATCGGTGCGACGCTGCAGCAGATCGCGGAGCTGACGGCCTCGGGCTGCCAGATCGTGCGCGTGGCGTGCCCGACGCAGGACGACGCGGACGCGCTGGCGACGATCGCGCGGAAGTCGCAGATCCCGGTCATCGCCGACATCCACTTCCAGCCGAAGTACGTGTTCGCGGCGATCGACGCCGGCTGCGCCGCGGTCCGGGTGAACCCGGGCAACATCAAGCAGTTCGACGACAAGGTCAAGGAGATCGCGAAGGCGGCGGGCGACGCGGGCACTCCGATCCGCATCGGTGTGAACGCCGGCTCGCTGGACGCGCGGCTCCTGAAGAAGTACGGCAAGGCGACGCCCGAGGCGCTCGTGGAGTCGGCGCTCTGGGAGGCGTCGCTCTTCGAGGAGCACGGTTTCCGGGACATCAAGATCTCGGTGAAGCACAACGACCCGGTCGTGATGGTGAACGCCTACCGTCAGCTGGCCGCGCAGTCGGACTACCCCCTCCACCTGGGTGTGACGGAGGCCGGCCCGGCGTTCCAGGGGACGATCAAGTCCGCGGTCGCGTTCGGCGCGCTGCTCTCCGAGGGGATCGGGGACACGATCCGGGTCTCGCTGTCCGCCCCTCCGGCGGAGGAGGTCAAGGTCGGTCTGCAGATCCTCGAGGCGCTGAACCTGAAGCAGCGGCGGCTGGAGATCGTGTCGTGCCCGTCGTGCGGGCGCGCCCAGGTGGACGTCTACAAGCTGGCGGACCAGGTGAGCGCGGGCCTGGAGGGCATGGAGGTCCCGCTGCGGGTGGCGGTGATGGGCTGCGTCGTGAACGGTCCGGGTGAGGCCCGCGAGGCCGACCTGGGTGTGGCGTCGGGCAACGGCAAGGGCCAGATCTTCGTGAAGGGCGAGGTCATCAAGACCGTCCCGGAGTCGAAGATCGTGGAGACCCTCATCGAGGAAGCCATGAAGATCGCGGAGCAGATGGAGAAGGACGGCATCGCCTCGGGCGAGCCCCAGGTCTCCATCGCCGGCTGA
- a CDS encoding GNAT family N-acetyltransferase — translation MLTQTTTRVLDPGELPAALAILESAPVENAFVTSRVQVAGLDPWRLGGEMWGWYTDGRLRSLCYSGANLVPICATPEAVRAFADRARRAGRRCSSIVGPAGPTAQLWRLLEPSWGPAREVRPNQPLMVTEHPSAEVAPDPLVRRVRKDEMDVLMPACVAMFTEEVGISPLAGDGGLLYQARVAELIATGRSFARIEDGKVLFKAEIGAATSRACQIQGVWVAPEARGRGLSETGMAAVLQLALRDVAPVVSLYVNDYNTAARRAYSRVGFRETGTFMSVLF, via the coding sequence GTGTTGACGCAGACCACTACCCGGGTCCTCGACCCCGGCGAGCTCCCCGCCGCGCTCGCCATCCTTGAGAGCGCCCCCGTCGAGAACGCCTTCGTCACGTCGCGCGTCCAGGTCGCCGGGCTCGACCCCTGGCGTCTCGGCGGAGAGATGTGGGGCTGGTACACCGACGGCCGGCTGCGCTCACTCTGCTACTCCGGGGCCAACCTCGTACCCATCTGCGCCACCCCCGAGGCCGTCAGGGCCTTCGCCGACCGCGCCAGGAGAGCCGGCCGCCGCTGCTCCTCGATCGTCGGCCCGGCGGGCCCCACGGCCCAGCTGTGGCGCCTGCTCGAACCCAGCTGGGGCCCCGCCCGTGAGGTCCGGCCCAACCAGCCGCTCATGGTGACCGAGCACCCCTCGGCCGAGGTCGCACCCGACCCGCTCGTGCGCAGGGTCCGCAAGGACGAGATGGACGTCCTCATGCCGGCCTGCGTGGCCATGTTCACCGAGGAGGTCGGCATCTCCCCGCTCGCCGGCGACGGCGGACTCCTCTACCAGGCGCGGGTCGCCGAGCTGATCGCCACCGGCCGGTCCTTCGCGCGCATCGAGGACGGCAAGGTCCTCTTCAAGGCGGAGATCGGCGCGGCCACCTCCCGCGCCTGCCAGATCCAGGGCGTCTGGGTCGCCCCCGAGGCCCGGGGACGAGGACTCTCCGAGACGGGCATGGCAGCCGTCCTGCAGCTCGCGCTCCGCGATGTCGCACCGGTCGTCAGCCTCTACGTGAACGACTACAACACCGCCGCCCGCAGGGCGTACAGCCGCGTCGGCTTCCGCGAGACGGGCACGTTCATGAGCGTGCTGTTCTGA
- a CDS encoding GNAT family N-acetyltransferase yields the protein MAAATPTSPRDPGTPDIVVGPLDLAARVDEALAVQALAFGLTQDEIDVRRHIVLRHLDHPRARALGATTADGRLVGFVYGLPNDRAHWWSTVVEPYLRATGSEGWLDDSFVITELHVHPEFQQRGVGRGLITTITDAVDLPRSILSAIDTESPARGLYRALGYQDLARQVLFPSAPKPYAVMGAPLPLRRG from the coding sequence ATGGCAGCAGCAACGCCCACGTCCCCCCGGGACCCCGGGACCCCCGACATCGTGGTCGGACCGCTCGACCTCGCCGCCCGTGTCGACGAGGCCCTCGCCGTGCAGGCCCTCGCCTTCGGCCTCACCCAGGACGAGATCGACGTACGCCGCCATATCGTGCTGCGGCACCTCGACCACCCGCGGGCACGCGCTCTCGGCGCCACCACCGCCGACGGACGGCTCGTCGGGTTCGTCTACGGGCTGCCGAACGACCGGGCGCACTGGTGGTCCACCGTCGTGGAGCCGTATCTGCGCGCCACCGGCTCCGAGGGCTGGCTCGACGACTCGTTCGTGATCACCGAACTCCACGTCCACCCGGAGTTCCAGCAGCGCGGCGTCGGCCGCGGTCTGATCACCACCATCACGGACGCCGTCGACCTGCCCCGTTCCATCCTCTCCGCGATCGACACCGAGAGCCCCGCCCGCGGCCTCTACCGCGCCCTGGGCTACCAGGACCTGGCCCGGCAGGTGCTCTTCCCGAGCGCGCCCAAGCCGTACGCGGTGATGGGCGCGCCCCTCCCGCTGCGCCGAGGCTGA
- a CDS encoding proline--tRNA ligase, producing the protein MAQVQRMSRLMIKTLRDDPADAETLNHKLLVRAGYVRRTAAGIWSWLPLGKKVLENITRVVREEMDAIGGQEVLLPALLPKEAYEASGRYDEYGDLLFRLQDRKGADYLLGPTHEEIFTQVVKDMCSSYKDLPVILYQIQTKYRDEARPRAGVLRGREFQMKDSYSFDTTDEGLAEAYQLHRAAYIRIFDRLGLDHRVVSAVSGAMGGSASEEFLAPAPAGEDTFVDCPHCDYAANTEAVTYKVTTVADASGVAAVEELDTPDTPTIETLAAHLGVPASATLKNLLVKVDGEIVAVGVPGDREVDLGKLGEHLAPAVVELVTAEDFVGRPDLVRGYVGPQGLEKVRYIADPRVAAGTAWITGANKEGKHAKNVVVGRDFEVDDHLDVVVVEAGDPCPKCGTGLQVDRAIEIGHIFQLGRKYADIFSLDVLGQQGKPVRVTMGSYGIGVSRAVAALAEQTADDKGLCWPREIAPADVHVVAAGKALQTELALDVSEKLGAAGLRVLVDDRPGVSPGVKFTDSELIGVPKILVAGRRSAEGVLELKDRRTGEREELTVDEAIARLTDQG; encoded by the coding sequence ATGGCCCAGGTCCAGCGCATGTCCCGATTGATGATCAAGACACTGCGCGACGACCCGGCGGACGCCGAGACGCTCAACCACAAGCTCCTCGTCCGCGCCGGTTACGTACGCCGCACCGCGGCCGGCATCTGGTCGTGGCTGCCGCTCGGCAAGAAGGTCCTGGAGAACATCACCCGCGTCGTCCGCGAGGAGATGGACGCCATCGGCGGCCAGGAGGTCCTCCTCCCCGCGCTCCTGCCCAAGGAGGCGTACGAGGCGAGCGGCCGGTACGACGAGTACGGCGACCTGCTGTTCAGGCTCCAGGACCGCAAGGGCGCCGACTACCTCCTCGGCCCCACCCACGAGGAGATCTTCACCCAGGTCGTCAAGGACATGTGCTCGTCCTACAAGGACCTGCCCGTGATCCTCTATCAGATCCAGACCAAGTACCGCGACGAGGCCCGCCCCCGCGCCGGTGTGCTGCGCGGCCGCGAGTTCCAGATGAAGGACTCGTACTCCTTCGACACCACCGACGAGGGCCTGGCCGAGGCCTACCAGCTGCACCGCGCGGCGTACATCCGGATCTTCGACCGCCTCGGCCTCGACCACCGCGTCGTCTCCGCGGTCTCCGGCGCCATGGGCGGTTCCGCCTCCGAGGAGTTCCTCGCCCCCGCGCCCGCCGGCGAGGACACCTTCGTCGACTGCCCCCACTGCGACTACGCGGCCAACACCGAGGCCGTGACGTACAAGGTCACGACGGTCGCCGACGCCTCCGGGGTCGCCGCCGTCGAGGAGCTGGACACCCCCGACACCCCGACCATCGAGACCCTCGCCGCCCACCTCGGCGTCCCGGCCTCGGCCACCCTGAAGAACCTCCTGGTCAAGGTCGACGGCGAGATCGTCGCCGTGGGCGTGCCCGGCGACCGTGAGGTCGACCTCGGCAAGCTCGGCGAGCACCTCGCCCCCGCCGTCGTCGAGCTCGTCACCGCCGAGGACTTCGTGGGCCGCCCCGACCTGGTGCGCGGCTACGTCGGCCCGCAGGGCCTGGAGAAGGTCCGCTACATCGCCGACCCCCGGGTCGCCGCCGGCACCGCCTGGATCACGGGTGCCAACAAGGAGGGCAAGCACGCGAAGAACGTGGTCGTGGGCCGCGACTTCGAGGTCGACGACCACCTCGACGTCGTCGTCGTCGAGGCGGGCGACCCCTGCCCCAAGTGCGGCACCGGCCTCCAGGTGGACCGTGCGATCGAGATCGGGCACATCTTCCAGCTCGGCCGCAAGTACGCCGACATCTTCTCCCTCGACGTCCTCGGCCAGCAGGGCAAGCCGGTCCGCGTCACGATGGGCTCGTACGGCATCGGCGTCTCCCGTGCGGTGGCCGCGCTCGCCGAGCAGACCGCCGACGACAAGGGGCTGTGCTGGCCCCGCGAGATCGCCCCGGCCGACGTGCACGTCGTCGCCGCCGGCAAGGCGCTCCAGACCGAGCTGGCGCTCGACGTCTCCGAGAAGCTCGGCGCCGCGGGCCTGCGCGTCCTGGTCGACGACCGCCCCGGTGTCTCGCCGGGTGTGAAGTTCACCGACTCCGAGCTCATCGGTGTCCCGAAGATCCTCGTCGCCGGACGCCGTTCGGCCGAGGGTGTCCTGGAGCTGAAGGACCGCCGCACGGGCGAGCGCGAGGAGCTCACCGTCGACGAGGCGATCGCGCGCCTGACCGACCAGGGCTGA
- a CDS encoding aminoglycoside phosphotransferase family protein, with protein MGFEPPQRLVRALGETCGDAAAAEWLGRLPALADDALSAHSVSLDRVCAPGGRTSLVLLVRRADGTPAALKLAPAAAGPAPERAALAHWDGWGAVELLDAPDAPVAEHALLVERLHHEVSLRSLPEAKALLEAAGIVRRLWVDPPAGHSFESVAERTARQVEPMRAAAGLDPSLEPLVSAALAAREELLQDSPEHVLLHGNFRQSKVLSGERAPWLAVGPEPLTGERAYDLARLVRDRVEDLIASPGGAATARRRVKKLAESLEVDQARLRGWTLFRAVESGTRALTAGRGQDGELSLEFAGWL; from the coding sequence ATGGGTTTCGAACCGCCGCAGCGTCTGGTGCGAGCGCTCGGCGAGACGTGCGGGGACGCGGCCGCCGCCGAGTGGCTCGGGCGGCTCCCCGCGCTCGCCGACGACGCGCTGTCCGCGCACTCGGTCTCCCTCGACCGGGTGTGCGCCCCCGGCGGGCGGACGAGCCTCGTCCTCCTGGTGCGCCGCGCGGACGGCACGCCCGCCGCGCTGAAGCTCGCGCCTGCCGCTGCCGGACCCGCGCCCGAGCGGGCGGCGCTCGCGCACTGGGACGGCTGGGGCGCGGTCGAGCTCCTCGACGCTCCGGACGCTCCGGTCGCGGAGCACGCGCTGCTGGTGGAACGGCTGCACCACGAGGTGTCCCTGCGCTCCCTGCCCGAGGCCAAGGCCCTGCTGGAGGCCGCCGGCATCGTACGGCGGCTGTGGGTCGACCCGCCGGCCGGCCACTCCTTCGAGAGCGTCGCGGAGCGCACCGCCCGGCAGGTGGAGCCGATGCGGGCCGCCGCCGGGCTGGACCCCTCGCTCGAACCGCTCGTCTCGGCGGCCCTGGCGGCCCGCGAGGAGCTGCTCCAGGACTCCCCCGAGCACGTCCTGCTGCACGGCAACTTCCGGCAGAGCAAGGTCCTTTCGGGCGAGCGTGCCCCGTGGCTCGCGGTCGGTCCCGAGCCGCTGACCGGCGAGCGGGCGTACGACCTGGCCCGCCTGGTGCGCGACCGGGTGGAGGACCTGATCGCCTCGCCCGGCGGCGCCGCGACGGCCCGTCGCCGGGTCAAGAAGCTCGCGGAATCGCTGGAGGTCGACCAGGCGCGGCTGCGCGGCTGGACGCTGTTCCGGGCCGTCGAGTCCGGCACGCGTGCGCTGACGGCGGGGCGCGGGCAGGACGGCGAGCTCTCGCTGGAGTTCGCGGGCTGGCTGTAG
- a CDS encoding ferritin-like domain-containing protein, whose amino-acid sequence MTRVAGTDNTDSTDGTEETLRAAQAALAAEHAAVYGYGVLGGRLEGGRRGDATAARDAHRSRRDALTRTVRDLGGAPVAAHAAYALPFAARDPAAAMRLAAVLEDRVAGVYSDLVRAARGPLRQDAAGALREAAVRAVRWRGTGVAFPGLVEKAAPADNTAEAGATGVTH is encoded by the coding sequence ATGACCCGGGTGGCCGGAACGGACAACACCGACAGCACGGACGGCACCGAGGAGACGCTGCGGGCCGCACAGGCCGCGCTCGCCGCCGAGCACGCCGCGGTGTACGGCTACGGGGTGCTCGGCGGCCGGCTGGAGGGCGGCCGGCGCGGCGACGCCACGGCGGCCCGCGACGCGCACCGGTCCCGGCGCGACGCGCTCACCCGCACCGTGCGTGACCTGGGCGGTGCGCCGGTGGCCGCGCACGCGGCGTACGCCCTGCCCTTCGCCGCGCGGGACCCGGCGGCCGCGATGCGGCTCGCCGCGGTGCTGGAGGACCGGGTCGCCGGCGTGTACTCCGACCTCGTACGGGCCGCCCGGGGGCCGCTGCGCCAGGACGCCGCGGGCGCGCTCCGGGAGGCCGCGGTGCGCGCGGTGCGCTGGCGCGGCACCGGCGTAGCCTTTCCTGGGCTCGTCGAGAAGGCCGCCCCCGCCGACAACACAGCGGAGGCCGGCGCCACGGGCGTCACGCACTGA
- the rimP gene encoding ribosome maturation factor RimP, with product MSTTQSDRLRELLEPLVSAKELDLEEIEVSRAGRRRVLRVIVDSEDGVELDTCAELSRSISETLDETDAMGEGEYVLEVSSPGADRPLTEHRHYVRATGRLVGLTLGEGGELVARILGVDDEGLDLEVPGVKGRKPTARRVAFDEIVKARVEIEFNRKDKKEEEA from the coding sequence ATGAGCACCACCCAGAGCGACAGGCTGCGCGAACTGCTGGAGCCGCTCGTCAGCGCCAAGGAGCTGGACCTCGAGGAGATCGAGGTCTCCCGGGCGGGCCGCCGCCGGGTGCTGAGGGTCATCGTGGATTCCGAGGACGGCGTGGAGCTCGACACCTGTGCGGAGCTCAGCCGCAGCATCTCCGAGACGCTGGACGAGACCGACGCCATGGGTGAGGGCGAGTACGTCCTCGAGGTGAGCTCTCCGGGCGCCGACCGCCCGTTGACCGAGCACCGCCACTACGTACGCGCCACCGGCCGGCTGGTCGGACTGACCCTGGGCGAGGGCGGCGAGCTGGTGGCCCGCATCCTCGGGGTGGACGACGAGGGACTCGATCTGGAAGTGCCGGGCGTCAAGGGCCGCAAGCCCACGGCGCGCCGTGTCGCCTTCGACGAGATCGTCAAGGCGCGCGTGGAGATCGAATTCAACCGCAAGGACAAGAAGGAAGAGGAGGCGTAG
- the nusA gene encoding transcription termination factor NusA, whose product MDIDVKLLKGLAQDKEIPFDVLVGAIESALLIAYHRTDGSHRRARVELDAGGHVTVWAKDDPAELEEGQEPKEFDDTPSGFGRIAATTAKQVILQRLRDAEDDRTFGEYAGHEGDVVTGLVQQGKDPKNVLVDIGKLEAILPVQEQVPGEEYTHGLRLRTYVVRVAKGVRGPSVTLSRTHPNLVKKLFALEVPEIADGSVVIEAIAREAGHRTKIAVRSTRAGLNPKGACIGPMGSRVRNVMAELHGEKIDIVDWSDDPAEMVANALSPARVSKVEVVDLGTRSARVTVPDYQLSLAIGKEGQNARLAARLTGWRIDIRPDTETDAERDIADRERAERARERSERG is encoded by the coding sequence GTGGACATCGATGTGAAGCTTCTGAAGGGCTTGGCGCAGGACAAGGAGATCCCCTTCGACGTGCTCGTCGGGGCGATCGAGTCGGCCCTCCTCATCGCGTACCACCGCACCGACGGCAGCCACCGCCGTGCGCGCGTCGAGCTGGACGCCGGCGGCCACGTCACGGTGTGGGCCAAGGACGACCCGGCCGAGCTCGAGGAGGGCCAGGAGCCCAAGGAGTTCGACGACACGCCGTCCGGTTTCGGCCGTATCGCCGCCACCACCGCCAAGCAGGTCATCCTGCAGCGGCTGCGCGACGCCGAGGACGACCGGACGTTCGGCGAGTACGCGGGCCACGAGGGCGATGTCGTCACCGGCCTCGTCCAGCAGGGCAAGGACCCGAAGAACGTCCTGGTCGACATCGGCAAGCTGGAAGCGATCCTGCCCGTGCAGGAGCAGGTGCCGGGCGAGGAGTACACCCACGGCCTGCGGCTGCGCACCTATGTGGTCCGGGTGGCCAAGGGTGTGCGTGGTCCCTCCGTGACGCTCTCGCGCACCCACCCGAACCTGGTGAAGAAGCTCTTCGCGCTGGAGGTCCCGGAGATCGCGGACGGCTCGGTCGTCATCGAGGCCATCGCCCGCGAGGCCGGCCACCGCACCAAGATCGCCGTACGCTCCACCCGCGCCGGCCTCAACCCCAAGGGCGCCTGCATCGGCCCGATGGGCAGCCGGGTGCGCAACGTCATGGCGGAGCTGCACGGTGAGAAGATCGACATCGTGGACTGGTCGGACGACCCCGCGGAGATGGTCGCCAACGCGCTGTCACCCGCACGGGTGAGCAAGGTCGAGGTCGTGGACCTCGGGACGCGCTCCGCCCGGGTGACCGTGCCCGACTACCAGCTGTCGCTCGCGATCGGCAAGGAGGGGCAGAACGCCCGCCTGGCCGCCCGCCTCACCGGCTGGCGCATCGACATCCGCCCGGACACCGAGACCGACGCCGAGCGCGACATCGCCGACCGCGAGCGCGCGGAGCGTGCCCGGGAGCGTTCCGAGCGCGGCTGA
- a CDS encoding YlxR family protein, with protein MSGRTQARACPERTCVGCRERAAKSELLRIVVDEGEVVPDPRGTLPGRGAYVHPASVCLDLAVRRRAFLRAFKAKGPFDSAALQRFVER; from the coding sequence GTGTCTGGCCGGACGCAAGCCCGCGCTTGCCCCGAGCGAACCTGTGTGGGATGCCGGGAGCGGGCGGCCAAGAGCGAGCTGCTGCGCATCGTGGTGGACGAGGGTGAAGTTGTCCCTGATCCACGCGGTACGCTGCCCGGCCGGGGTGCGTACGTGCACCCCGCCTCTGTCTGTCTCGACCTGGCGGTCCGCCGCCGGGCATTCCTCCGGGCCTTCAAGGCCAAGGGGCCGTTCGATTCCGCGGCACTGCAGCGGTTCGTCGAGCGGTGA
- the infB gene encoding translation initiation factor IF-2, whose product MAKVRVYELAKEFGVESKVVMAKLQELGEFVRSASSTIEAPVVRKLTDALQGPGGNAGKSAAKPGAPRKAAPAKPAAPSPAAAARPAAPKPGAPAPKPAAAETPASSTPAAPAAQSGGPRPGPKPAPKPAPVTPVPAAEFSAPAPAQQPAAPQQAPRPAGATPGPRPARPAPAGGQRDGGQRDGGQRGAERGGDRPARPAGQGAPRPGGARPAGPRPGNNPFTSGGSTGMARPQAPRPGGAPRPGGGQERPGAPRPQGGPGGAPRPQGQGGARPSPGGMPRPQAPRPGGAPSGNRPNPGMMPQRPAAGPRPGGGPGGGGRGPGGGGARPGGGGGRPGGGGFAGRPAGPGGGGGGFAGRPGGPGGGGGAGRPGGGGGFGGRPGFGGRPGGPGARGGTQGAFGRPGGPARRGRKSKRQRRQEYEAMQAPSVGGVMLPRGNGQAVRLSRGASLTDFAEKINANPASLVAVMMNLGEMVTATQSVSDETLRLLADEMNYVLEIVSPEEEDRELLESFDIEFGEDEGGEEALVSRPPVVTVMGHVDHGKTRLLDAIRKTNVVAGEAGGITQHIGAYQVSSEVNGEDRRITFIDTPGHEAFTAMRARGAKSTDIAILVVAANDGVMPQTIEALNHAKAAEVPIVVAVNKIDVEGADPTKVRGQLTEFGLVAEEYGGDTMFVDISAKQGLNIEALLEAVVLTADASLDLRANPEQDAQGIAIESHLDRGRGAVSTVLVQRGTLRIGDTVVVGDAYGRVRAMLDDSGQNVQEAGPSTPVLVLGLTNVPGAGDNLLVVDEDRTARQIAEKRAARERNANFARKGVRFSLENLDEALKAGLVQELNLIIKGDASGSVEALESSLLQLDVGEEVDIRILHRGVGAVTESDINLATGSDAIVIGFNVRAAGRAEQMAEREGVDVRYYSVIYQAIEEIEAALKGLLKPEYEEVELGTAEIREIFRSSKLGNIAGVLVRSGEVKRNTKARLLRDGKVIAENLNISGLRRFKDDVTEIREGFEGGINLGNFNDIKIDDVIATYEMREKPRG is encoded by the coding sequence GTGGCTAAGGTCCGGGTATACGAACTCGCCAAGGAGTTCGGCGTCGAGAGCAAGGTCGTCATGGCCAAGCTCCAAGAACTCGGTGAATTCGTCCGTTCGGCGTCCTCGACGATCGAGGCGCCGGTTGTACGCAAATTGACTGACGCACTGCAGGGTCCCGGCGGCAACGCCGGCAAGTCCGCTGCAAAGCCTGGCGCGCCTCGCAAGGCCGCCCCCGCAAAGCCCGCGGCGCCGTCTCCGGCCGCCGCGGCACGTCCCGCTGCCCCGAAGCCCGGCGCCCCGGCCCCCAAGCCGGCCGCCGCGGAGACCCCGGCGAGCAGCACCCCCGCGGCGCCCGCCGCGCAGTCCGGCGGACCCCGTCCGGGTCCCAAGCCCGCGCCGAAGCCCGCCCCGGTCACCCCGGTGCCCGCCGCGGAGTTCTCGGCTCCGGCTCCGGCCCAGCAGCCGGCCGCACCGCAGCAGGCCCCGCGTCCCGCGGGTGCCACCCCCGGCCCCCGCCCCGCCCGTCCGGCTCCGGCCGGCGGTCAGCGTGACGGCGGCCAGCGTGACGGCGGCCAGCGCGGCGCCGAGCGCGGCGGAGACCGTCCCGCACGTCCCGCGGGCCAGGGCGCACCGCGTCCCGGCGGCGCGCGTCCGGCCGGTCCCCGTCCGGGCAACAACCCCTTCACCTCCGGCGGTTCCACCGGCATGGCGCGCCCCCAGGCGCCCCGTCCCGGCGGTGCCCCGCGCCCCGGCGGCGGTCAGGAGCGCCCCGGCGCCCCGCGACCCCAGGGTGGTCCCGGCGGCGCCCCGCGCCCGCAGGGTCAGGGTGGCGCACGTCCCTCTCCGGGCGGCATGCCCCGTCCGCAGGCTCCCCGTCCGGGCGGTGCCCCCTCGGGTAACCGTCCGAACCCGGGCATGATGCCGCAGCGTCCCGCTGCGGGCCCGCGTCCCGGCGGTGGCCCCGGCGGCGGTGGCCGTGGTCCCGGTGGCGGCGGTGCCCGTCCCGGTGGCGGCGGCGGTCGTCCCGGTGGCGGCGGCTTCGCAGGCCGTCCGGCAGGTCCCGGTGGTGGCGGCGGCGGCTTCGCCGGCCGTCCCGGTGGTCCCGGCGGCGGTGGCGGCGCAGGCCGTCCCGGTGGTGGCGGCGGCTTCGGCGGTCGTCCCGGCTTCGGTGGACGTCCCGGCGGCCCGGGTGCCCGTGGTGGCACACAGGGTGCGTTCGGCCGTCCCGGTGGTCCCGCGCGTCGTGGTCGCAAGTCGAAGCGTCAGAGGCGCCAGGAGTACGAGGCCATGCAGGCCCCGTCGGTGGGCGGCGTCATGCTGCCTCGCGGCAACGGGCAGGCTGTCCGGCTGTCGCGCGGTGCGTCCCTGACCGACTTCGCGGAGAAGATCAACGCCAACCCGGCGTCGCTCGTCGCCGTGATGATGAACCTCGGCGAGATGGTCACCGCCACGCAGTCCGTCTCCGACGAGACGCTGAGGCTCCTCGCGGACGAGATGAACTACGTCCTCGAGATCGTCAGCCCGGAGGAGGAGGACCGCGAGCTGCTCGAGTCCTTCGACATCGAGTTCGGTGAGGACGAGGGCGGCGAAGAGGCCCTGGTCTCCCGTCCGCCGGTCGTGACCGTCATGGGTCACGTCGACCACGGTAAGACCCGGCTGCTGGACGCGATCCGCAAGACGAACGTCGTCGCGGGCGAGGCCGGCGGTATCACGCAGCACATCGGTGCGTACCAGGTCTCCTCCGAGGTCAACGGCGAGGACCGCCGTATCACCTTCATCGACACCCCGGGTCACGAGGCGTTCACCGCCATGCGTGCACGTGGTGCGAAGTCCACCGACATCGCGATCCTCGTGGTGGCGGCGAACGACGGTGTGATGCCCCAGACGATCGAGGCGCTGAACCACGCCAAGGCGGCCGAGGTGCCGATCGTGGTCGCGGTCAACAAGATCGACGTCGAGGGTGCCGACCCGACCAAGGTGCGCGGTCAGCTCACCGAGTTCGGTCTGGTGGCCGAGGAGTACGGCGGCGACACGATGTTCGTCGACATCTCCGCCAAGCAGGGCCTCAACATCGAGGCGCTGCTGGAGGCCGTCGTCCTCACCGCCGACGCCTCGCTCGACCTGCGGGCCAACCCGGAGCAGGACGCGCAGGGTATTGCGATCGAGTCCCACCTCGACCGCGGCCGCGGTGCCGTCTCGACCGTCCTCGTCCAGCGCGGAACACTGCGCATCGGCGACACGGTGGTCGTGGGCGACGCGTACGGCCGTGTCCGGGCGATGCTCGACGACAGCGGTCAGAACGTCCAGGAAGCGGGTCCCTCGACCCCCGTCCTGGTGCTCGGTCTCACCAACGTCCCGGGTGCCGGCGACAACCTCCTGGTGGTCGACGAGGACCGTACGGCCCGTCAGATCGCCGAGAAGCGTGCCGCCCGTGAGCGCAACGCCAACTTCGCCCGCAAGGGCGTCCGGTTCTCCCTGGAGAACCTGGACGAGGCGCTCAAGGCCGGTCTGGTCCAGGAACTCAACCTCATCATCAAGGGCGACGCGTCCGGTTCGGTGGAGGCTCTCGAGTCCTCGCTGCTCCAGCTCGACGTCGGTGAAGAGGTCGACATCCGGATCCTGCACCGCGGTGTGGGTGCGGTCACCGAGTCGGACATCAACCTGGCGACCGGCTCCGACGCCATCGTGATCGGCTTCAACGTGCGCGCCGCAGGGCGTGCCGAGCAGATGGCCGAGCGCGAAGGCGTGGACGTCCGGTACTACTCGGTCATCTACCAGGCGATCGAAGAGATCGAAGCGGCCCTCAAGGGCCTGCTCAAGCCGGAGTACGAAGAGGTCGAGCTCGGCACGGCGGAGATCCGCGAGATCTTCCGCTCGTCCAAGCTGGGCAACATCGCCGGTGTGCTGGTCCGCTCCGGCGAGGTCAAGCGCAACACGAAGGCGCGCCTGCTGCGCGATGGCAAGGTCATCGCGGAGAACCTCAACATCTCCGGTCTGCGCCGCTTCAAGGACGACGTCACGGAGATCCGCGAAGGCTTCGAGGGCGGTATCAACCTCGGAAACTTCAACGACATCAAGATCGACGACGTCATCGCGACGTACGAGATGCGCGAGAAGCCGCGAGGCTGA